A DNA window from Agrobacterium vaccinii contains the following coding sequences:
- a CDS encoding dihydrodipicolinate synthase family protein, which produces MADTIFTGCIPALMTPCKPDRTPDFDGLVKKGNELIAAGMSAVVYCGSMGDWPLLTDEQRQEGVRRLAEAGIPVIVGTGAINTKSAVSHAAHAAKVGAKGLMVIPRVLSRGSSVSAQKAHFSAILEAADGLPAVIYNSPYYGFATRADLFFELRSRYSNLIGFKEFGGKQDMTYAAENITSGDDDLTLMVGVDTGVYHGFVNCGAGGAITGIGNALPKQVLHLVSLCEKAAKGDATARRDALELEEALTMLSTYDEGPDLVLHYKYLMVLNGDTEYALHFNESDELSASQRRQLEKQYDLFKVWYASRYPN; this is translated from the coding sequence ATGGCTGATACGATTTTCACCGGCTGCATTCCCGCTCTTATGACGCCGTGCAAGCCGGACCGCACACCTGATTTCGACGGACTGGTGAAAAAGGGCAACGAACTGATCGCGGCTGGCATGTCGGCGGTTGTCTATTGCGGCTCAATGGGAGACTGGCCGCTTTTGACGGATGAGCAGCGTCAGGAAGGCGTGCGCCGTCTGGCAGAAGCGGGCATTCCCGTCATCGTCGGAACCGGCGCCATCAACACCAAGTCTGCCGTCAGCCATGCTGCTCATGCAGCGAAGGTCGGCGCTAAGGGCCTGATGGTCATCCCGCGGGTTTTGTCGCGCGGATCGTCTGTTTCGGCACAGAAAGCGCACTTCTCGGCCATTCTGGAAGCGGCAGATGGTTTGCCAGCGGTGATCTACAACAGCCCCTATTACGGCTTTGCGACCCGCGCTGACCTCTTCTTCGAACTCCGCTCCCGCTATTCCAACCTGATCGGTTTCAAGGAATTCGGTGGCAAGCAGGACATGACCTATGCTGCCGAAAACATCACGTCCGGCGACGATGACCTGACCTTGATGGTGGGTGTGGACACCGGTGTTTACCACGGCTTCGTCAATTGCGGCGCAGGCGGTGCGATCACCGGCATCGGTAATGCGCTGCCGAAACAGGTCCTTCACCTCGTTTCCTTGTGTGAGAAGGCAGCCAAGGGAGACGCGACGGCCCGTCGCGACGCGCTTGAGCTTGAGGAGGCGCTGACCATGCTGTCCACCTATGACGAGGGCCCGGACCTTGTTCTGCACTACAAATATCTGATGGTGCTGAACGGCGATACGGAATACGCGCTGCATTTCAACGAGAGCGATGAGCTGAGTGCATCGCAGCGTCGCCAGCTGGAAAAACAGTATGATCTTTTCAAAGTTTGGTACGCATCGCGTTATCCAAACTGA
- a CDS encoding beta-galactosidase, with protein sequence MLGVCYYPEHWDESRWTEDARRMRELGISFVRIGEFAWSRLESSRGNFHFEWLDRAMDVLHAAGLKVVLGTPTATPPKWLIDEYPDILPYDEDGKVRGFGSRRHYTFSSQTWWRESARIVEIIAKRYGEHPGLVGWQTDNEYGCHDTTASWGPEDLKQFKQWLRLRYQSPDQLNEAWGSVFWSMELKSFDDVSLPNLTVTEPNPATRLDYWRFQSDQVAAYDKMQCEIIRKHSPGRWITHNFMGFVSDFDHFKVGDNLDLASWDSYPIGFVEKFPFTEEERNRWAETSHPDIAPYHHDLYRGVGRGRFWVMEQQPGPVNWAPWNPVPKPGMIRLWTWEALAHGAEVVSYFRWRQAPFAQEQMHAGLNMSGLDELSPGGLEAKQVGAELEALAALPDSAKAPVALVFDYQSYWTTVIQPQGKDFRYEELCFRWYESLRRLGLDIDFVRPGDSLEGYALIVVPCMTEVDVATELALNEATGQILIGARTGSRDRNFVIPKNLPPGPLGGRTGNRVTQISTLRPGLSDVVSGEVTGAAIRWRETVETSSNVLARFSNGDPALTENGNMLYLACWADETLLTNVMALAAQKAGLETTPLPAHIRIRRRGNLTFAFNYGSEAWTVPEGATMVLGEKTLEPQAVSVWTF encoded by the coding sequence TTCCATTTCGAATGGCTGGACCGCGCCATGGACGTGCTGCATGCCGCAGGCCTGAAGGTTGTGCTGGGAACACCGACGGCCACGCCACCGAAATGGCTGATCGATGAGTACCCCGATATCCTGCCGTATGACGAAGACGGCAAGGTGCGCGGTTTCGGCTCGCGCCGCCACTATACGTTTTCCTCGCAAACATGGTGGCGCGAGAGCGCGCGCATCGTTGAGATCATCGCCAAGCGTTATGGCGAGCATCCCGGCTTGGTTGGCTGGCAGACGGACAACGAATACGGCTGCCACGACACCACTGCCTCCTGGGGTCCAGAAGACCTCAAGCAGTTCAAGCAATGGCTGCGGCTGCGCTACCAGTCGCCGGATCAGCTGAACGAAGCCTGGGGCTCGGTATTCTGGTCGATGGAACTGAAGAGTTTCGATGATGTTTCGCTGCCGAACCTGACGGTGACGGAACCCAATCCGGCGACCCGCCTCGATTACTGGCGCTTCCAGTCCGATCAGGTCGCTGCCTATGACAAGATGCAATGCGAGATCATTCGCAAGCATTCGCCCGGTCGCTGGATCACCCATAATTTCATGGGCTTCGTTTCGGATTTCGACCACTTCAAGGTCGGCGACAACCTCGATCTCGCATCCTGGGACAGCTACCCCATCGGCTTTGTCGAGAAGTTTCCCTTCACCGAAGAAGAGCGCAATCGCTGGGCCGAAACCTCGCATCCCGATATCGCGCCCTACCACCACGACCTCTATCGCGGTGTCGGACGCGGTCGTTTTTGGGTGATGGAACAGCAACCCGGCCCGGTCAACTGGGCACCGTGGAACCCGGTGCCGAAGCCCGGCATGATCAGGTTGTGGACTTGGGAGGCGCTGGCCCATGGTGCCGAAGTCGTCAGCTACTTCCGCTGGCGTCAGGCTCCCTTTGCGCAGGAACAGATGCATGCCGGTCTCAATATGTCCGGTCTGGACGAGCTTTCGCCGGGCGGGCTGGAAGCGAAACAGGTCGGTGCAGAACTGGAAGCACTTGCTGCCTTGCCAGACAGCGCAAAGGCACCCGTTGCACTGGTGTTCGATTACCAGAGCTACTGGACGACGGTGATCCAGCCACAGGGCAAGGATTTCCGCTATGAGGAGCTTTGCTTCCGCTGGTACGAAAGCCTGCGCCGTCTCGGCCTAGACATCGATTTCGTGCGTCCCGGCGACAGTCTGGAAGGCTACGCGCTCATCGTGGTGCCGTGCATGACGGAAGTCGATGTCGCGACGGAACTGGCGCTGAACGAAGCGACCGGGCAAATCCTCATCGGCGCACGCACCGGCTCGCGTGACCGCAACTTTGTCATCCCAAAAAACCTGCCACCCGGCCCACTCGGCGGGCGCACCGGCAACCGCGTCACCCAGATCTCCACTTTGCGACCCGGCCTTTCCGACGTGGTGTCTGGCGAAGTGACTGGCGCTGCCATCCGCTGGCGTGAAACGGTAGAGACGTCATCCAACGTTCTTGCTCGCTTCTCCAACGGCGATCCGGCGCTGACGGAAAATGGCAACATGCTCTATCTCGCCTGCTGGGCCGACGAGACCCTACTGACCAACGTGATGGCGTTGGCCGCCCAAAAAGCAGGGCTGGAAACCACGCCTCTCCCCGCCCACATCCGTATCCGCCGCCGCGGCAACCTAACTTTCGCCTTCAATTACGGCTCGGAAGCGTGGACGGTGCCCGAGGGGGCGACAATGGTGCTGGGCGAAAAAACGCTGGAGCCACAGGCGGTTTCGGTGTGGACATTTTAG
- the ugpE gene encoding sn-glycerol-3-phosphate ABC transporter permease UgpE yields MIQNRPVATLMAHLMLILGIVIVAFPIYYTFIASSATSTDILRPPLSLLPAGHLAENYREAISGGVERVVGVSLERLLFNSFVVAVAIAIGKIIISFLSAFAIVFFRFPFRMGFFWMIFITLMLPVEVRILPTYKVIVDLGLLNTYAGLTLPLMASATATFLFRQFFLTIPGEMVEAARIDNAGPFRFMRDILLPLSTTNIAALFVILFIYGWTQYLWPLLVTDRAEMNTIIIGLRRMVDFTDASTPWNYVMVTAILAIIPPVIVVVLMQRWFVKGLVETEK; encoded by the coding sequence ATGATCCAGAACCGCCCCGTCGCAACCCTCATGGCGCATCTGATGCTGATCCTCGGCATCGTGATCGTCGCCTTCCCGATCTACTACACCTTCATCGCATCGTCGGCGACATCCACCGATATTCTGCGCCCGCCCCTGTCACTCCTACCCGCCGGGCATCTGGCTGAAAATTACCGCGAGGCGATCTCAGGCGGCGTCGAGCGCGTCGTGGGTGTCAGCCTTGAACGGCTACTGTTTAACAGCTTCGTGGTGGCGGTCGCCATTGCCATTGGCAAGATCATAATCTCTTTCCTGTCGGCTTTCGCCATCGTCTTCTTCCGTTTTCCTTTCCGCATGGGCTTCTTCTGGATGATTTTCATCACGCTGATGCTGCCGGTGGAGGTGCGTATTCTGCCGACCTACAAGGTTATCGTCGATCTCGGCCTGCTCAACACCTATGCGGGTTTGACGCTGCCGCTGATGGCATCGGCCACGGCCACCTTCCTGTTCCGGCAGTTTTTCCTGACGATACCTGGCGAAATGGTGGAGGCAGCGCGTATCGACAATGCCGGGCCGTTCCGTTTTATGCGCGATATTTTGCTGCCGCTATCGACAACGAATATCGCGGCCCTGTTCGTGATCCTCTTCATCTACGGCTGGACGCAGTATCTGTGGCCGCTTCTGGTGACGGATCGCGCTGAAATGAACACGATTATTATCGGCCTGCGCCGCATGGTGGATTTCACCGACGCCTCGACACCGTGGAATTATGTGATGGTCACAGCGATCCTCGCGATCATCCCACCTGTCATCGTCGTGGTGCTGATGCAGCGCTGGTTTGTCAAAGGTTTGGTGGAGACTGAAAAGTAA
- the ugpB gene encoding sn-glycerol-3-phosphate ABC transporter substrate-binding protein UgpB, translating into MKAVLTSVTAAATALLMASSAMAATEIQWWHAMTGANNEVVEQLSKEFNESQKDYKILPVFKGTYPETLNAGIAAFRAKQPPAIIQVFDAGSGVMMGAQGAIVPVADVLEKAGLKFNKADYLPGIVSYYSKPDGTMLSFPYNSSSPILYYNKDIFTKAGLDAENPPKTWPEVFEAAKKIKSSGAAPCGFTSTWLTWIQTENFAAWNNLSYGSNENGLAGTDVKLAFNSEPFVKHFQAIADLAKDGTFRYGGRTSEAKQLFTSSECGILTESSGGLGDIVKSGMNYGIGQLPYYEGEGRPQNTIPGGASLWVFGGKSDAEYKGTAAFFQFLSQTKIQSRLHQVSGYMPVTLAAYEDTKKSGFYEKNPARETPLLQMMGKPPTENSKGVRLVNLPQVRDIMNEEFETMLAGKQDAKAALDKAVERGNAAIQQAIGR; encoded by the coding sequence ATGAAAGCCGTTCTCACGTCGGTGACTGCTGCCGCAACTGCACTGCTGATGGCTTCGAGTGCCATGGCCGCCACGGAAATTCAGTGGTGGCATGCCATGACGGGTGCCAACAACGAGGTTGTCGAACAGCTTTCGAAGGAATTCAACGAAAGCCAGAAGGACTACAAAATCCTGCCCGTCTTCAAGGGCACCTACCCGGAAACGCTGAACGCCGGCATCGCCGCCTTCCGCGCCAAGCAGCCACCGGCCATCATTCAGGTGTTCGATGCAGGCAGCGGCGTGATGATGGGCGCGCAGGGCGCCATCGTGCCCGTAGCGGATGTTCTGGAAAAAGCGGGACTGAAATTCAACAAGGCGGATTATCTGCCCGGCATCGTTTCCTATTATTCCAAGCCTGACGGCACGATGCTGTCCTTCCCCTACAATTCCTCGTCGCCGATCCTTTACTACAACAAGGACATCTTCACGAAGGCCGGTCTGGATGCTGAAAATCCGCCGAAGACATGGCCTGAGGTGTTTGAAGCGGCCAAGAAGATCAAGTCTAGCGGCGCTGCCCCTTGCGGCTTTACGTCGACATGGCTGACTTGGATTCAGACCGAGAATTTTGCCGCATGGAACAACCTTTCCTATGGTAGCAATGAAAACGGCCTTGCTGGAACGGACGTGAAACTGGCGTTCAATTCCGAGCCTTTCGTCAAGCATTTCCAGGCCATCGCCGATCTGGCCAAGGACGGCACCTTCCGCTATGGCGGGCGGACCTCCGAGGCAAAGCAGCTATTTACCTCCAGCGAATGCGGCATTCTCACGGAATCCTCAGGCGGATTGGGCGACATCGTCAAGAGCGGCATGAATTACGGCATCGGGCAGCTACCTTACTATGAAGGCGAAGGACGTCCGCAGAATACCATTCCCGGCGGCGCCAGCCTCTGGGTATTCGGTGGCAAGTCGGATGCAGAATACAAGGGCACAGCCGCGTTCTTCCAGTTCCTGTCCCAGACCAAAATCCAGTCCCGTCTGCATCAGGTCTCGGGTTACATGCCGGTCACGCTCGCAGCCTACGAGGACACCAAGAAGTCGGGCTTCTACGAGAAGAACCCAGCCCGCGAAACGCCATTGCTGCAGATGATGGGCAAGCCACCGACGGAAAACTCCAAGGGCGTGCGTCTGGTCAACCTACCGCAGGTGCGTGACATCATGAACGAAGAGTTCGAGACGATGCTGGCGGGCAAACAGGATGCGAAGGCTGCACTGGACAAGGCCGTCGAGCGCGGCAACGCTGCCATCCAGCAGGCAATCGGTCGGTGA
- a CDS encoding heavy metal translocating P-type ATPase, producing MSTPLQTRFRVEGMDCASCAAKIDTAVRRMPGVDDVSVSVTAGTMTVSHDERSDLAAIGKRVSGLGYDVSQLPAATGRHVEEHNEHGSCCGHDHQHAHAGHDHAHSEAEPSHAAPAAEGLHGHDHGPTSGPWWKSKKGRTTILAGVALVVAYAAGHAFPAIQLYAFALAMLVGLLPIAHRAFMAASTGTPFSIEMLMTIAAIGALVINATEEAAAVVFLFLVGELLEGVAAGKARDSIQSLASLVPKTALVEDNGKTREVPAETLAIGSIILVRPGDRISADGVIIAGESAIDEAPVTGESVPVNKGPDNTVFAGTVNGNAALRVRVTASSQDNTIARVVKLVEEAQEKKAPTERFIDRFSKYYTPAVVAVAALVAIVPPVFVGADWNEWIYKGLAILLIGCPCALVISTPAAIAASLSAGARLGLLMKGGAVLEGLGKLNAIALDKTGTLTEGKPKVTDIISFEFHEAEILRLAAALETGSSHPLALAILAKAEENAVIIPAASDAKALGGKGVTAVVEGQQIFLVSPKAAAEKGDIPEQHLRTISALNDEGKTVSVLLVGDKLAGAIAMRDEPRADAITGLERLKESGLKIIMLTGDNKRTADAIGQTLGIEVRAELMPEDKQRIVGELKGQGFVVGKVGDGINDAPALAAADIGIAMGGGTDVALETADAAILHGRVGDIARMIDLSKRTMRNIYQNIAMSLGLKVVFLITTILGITGLWPAILADTGATVLVTLNALRLLRVKAN from the coding sequence ATGAGCACGCCGTTACAGACCAGATTTCGCGTTGAGGGCATGGATTGTGCCTCTTGCGCAGCCAAGATTGACACCGCCGTGCGGCGCATGCCGGGAGTGGATGATGTCTCTGTCTCCGTTACCGCCGGAACCATGACTGTCAGCCATGACGAACGCAGCGATCTGGCCGCGATCGGCAAACGGGTATCCGGTTTGGGCTACGATGTCTCTCAGTTGCCTGCGGCGACGGGACGGCACGTCGAAGAACACAACGAGCATGGGAGTTGCTGTGGTCACGATCATCAGCATGCGCATGCGGGACACGACCACGCTCACTCTGAGGCTGAACCATCCCACGCGGCACCTGCTGCCGAGGGATTGCACGGCCATGATCATGGTCCTACCAGCGGGCCGTGGTGGAAAAGCAAGAAGGGGCGCACCACGATTCTGGCGGGCGTAGCGCTTGTTGTTGCTTATGCTGCTGGACATGCTTTCCCTGCAATTCAGCTCTATGCATTCGCGCTCGCAATGCTCGTCGGTCTCCTGCCCATTGCGCACCGCGCCTTCATGGCTGCAAGCACCGGGACGCCGTTTTCCATTGAAATGTTGATGACGATTGCCGCGATCGGCGCGCTTGTCATCAACGCAACGGAGGAGGCGGCAGCCGTCGTCTTTCTGTTTTTGGTAGGAGAATTGCTGGAAGGCGTGGCGGCGGGCAAGGCGCGCGATAGCATTCAGTCGCTGGCTTCACTCGTTCCGAAAACGGCACTCGTGGAAGACAACGGCAAGACCCGCGAAGTCCCTGCCGAAACGCTTGCCATCGGCTCCATCATACTCGTACGTCCTGGCGACCGTATCTCGGCAGATGGCGTCATCATTGCGGGTGAAAGTGCTATAGACGAAGCGCCGGTGACGGGCGAAAGCGTTCCCGTCAACAAGGGGCCAGATAACACTGTTTTTGCCGGTACGGTCAACGGTAACGCCGCCCTGCGCGTGCGGGTGACCGCGTCCTCGCAGGACAACACTATCGCGCGCGTGGTGAAACTGGTGGAAGAGGCGCAGGAAAAGAAAGCGCCGACCGAACGCTTCATCGACCGTTTCAGCAAATATTACACGCCAGCCGTGGTTGCCGTGGCCGCCCTGGTCGCCATCGTGCCGCCGGTCTTCGTTGGCGCGGATTGGAATGAATGGATTTACAAGGGATTGGCCATTCTGTTGATCGGCTGCCCCTGCGCGCTGGTCATTTCCACGCCCGCGGCCATTGCAGCCTCGCTTTCCGCCGGTGCCCGTCTTGGTCTTTTGATGAAGGGCGGTGCCGTACTCGAGGGTCTTGGAAAACTTAACGCCATTGCGCTGGACAAGACCGGAACCCTGACCGAAGGCAAGCCCAAGGTCACCGACATCATCTCCTTCGAATTCCACGAGGCTGAAATTCTGCGGCTCGCCGCCGCACTGGAGACAGGCTCCAGCCACCCCTTGGCACTCGCCATTCTCGCCAAGGCTGAGGAAAACGCTGTCATCATTCCCGCAGCAAGCGATGCCAAAGCACTGGGTGGCAAGGGCGTCACCGCTGTCGTTGAAGGGCAGCAGATATTTCTGGTCTCGCCGAAAGCCGCCGCTGAAAAAGGCGATATTCCCGAACAGCATCTCAGAACGATTTCTGCGCTGAACGACGAGGGTAAAACCGTTTCCGTCCTTCTGGTCGGTGACAAACTTGCAGGTGCCATTGCCATGCGTGACGAACCGCGTGCCGATGCCATCACGGGTCTTGAACGGCTGAAAGAAAGCGGCCTGAAGATCATCATGCTGACAGGCGACAACAAGCGAACGGCAGACGCAATCGGCCAGACGCTTGGGATAGAGGTCCGTGCCGAACTGATGCCGGAAGATAAGCAGCGAATCGTCGGAGAGCTGAAAGGCCAGGGCTTCGTGGTCGGCAAAGTGGGAGACGGCATCAACGACGCCCCGGCACTGGCCGCCGCCGATATCGGCATCGCCATGGGTGGCGGGACGGATGTGGCGCTGGAAACCGCGGATGCCGCCATCCTGCACGGTCGCGTTGGCGACATCGCCAGAATGATCGATCTCTCCAAGCGAACCATGCGCAATATCTATCAGAACATCGCCATGTCGCTGGGCCTCAAGGTCGTATTCCTTATCACCACCATCCTCGGCATAACCGGCCTCTGGCCTGCCATTCTGGCCGATACAGGTGCGACGGTCTTGGTGACGTTGAATGCGTTGAGGCTGTTGCGGGTCAAGGCAAACTAA
- the ribB gene encoding 3,4-dihydroxy-2-butanone-4-phosphate synthase — MTISKIEEAVDAIARGDMVIVVDDEDRENEGDIIVASDSITGEHVTFMMNHARGLICVAMPGERLDELDIPMMVPRNTEYHKTAFTVSVDYIPGTTTGISASDRAKTVRALVSSDAKPDDFARPGHIFPLRANPLGVLGRTGHTEAAVDLCRLAGKFPSGTICEVANDDGTMARLPQLEVFAARHKLLVVTIKDLVDYLTVREHGAIEEKQVA; from the coding sequence ATGACGATTTCGAAAATTGAAGAGGCCGTTGACGCCATTGCACGCGGTGACATGGTCATCGTGGTGGATGATGAAGACCGCGAGAACGAAGGCGACATCATCGTCGCTTCCGATAGCATTACCGGCGAGCACGTAACCTTCATGATGAACCATGCACGTGGTCTCATCTGCGTTGCCATGCCCGGCGAACGTCTGGATGAACTCGACATTCCGATGATGGTGCCGCGCAACACGGAATACCACAAGACCGCTTTTACGGTATCTGTGGACTACATTCCCGGAACGACGACGGGCATTTCTGCAAGCGACCGGGCGAAAACGGTTCGTGCGCTGGTGTCTTCAGACGCCAAGCCTGATGATTTTGCGCGGCCCGGTCACATCTTCCCGCTGCGCGCCAACCCGCTGGGCGTTCTCGGTCGTACCGGCCACACCGAAGCTGCGGTAGATCTGTGCAGGCTGGCCGGAAAATTCCCAAGTGGCACGATCTGCGAGGTGGCCAATGATGACGGCACCATGGCGCGTCTGCCACAGCTCGAAGTCTTTGCTGCCAGACACAAGCTGCTCGTCGTAACGATCAAGGATTTGGTCGATTACCTCACGGTTCGCGAACATGGTGCTATCGAGGAAAAGCAGGTCGCCTGA
- a CDS encoding GntR family transcriptional regulator, with protein MAASDKLDEKEKQTHRRGFGVSTVYETLRNEIIELKIAPGSPIDEVQLSDRFELSRTPVREALVKLSAEGLITTLTNRATIVSQIDFLGLPEFFDALTLMYRVTTRLAAARHEADDIDSILALQKSFETAVNERDVLAMIASNRDFHLAIAVAGRNRHYTELFTRLLDEGRRILRLYYSSFNDVLPRHYVTEHEDMIKAIMERDVEKADRIAVAHADQIVQQIRSYIAADTRQSVDLNL; from the coding sequence ATGGCTGCGAGCGATAAACTGGACGAGAAGGAAAAGCAGACCCACCGCAGAGGATTTGGTGTTTCCACCGTTTACGAGACGCTGCGCAACGAAATCATCGAACTGAAAATCGCCCCTGGCAGTCCCATCGATGAGGTGCAACTGTCGGACCGTTTCGAGCTTTCCCGTACGCCCGTGCGTGAGGCACTCGTCAAGCTATCTGCCGAAGGCCTGATTACGACGCTGACCAACCGCGCGACGATCGTCTCCCAGATCGATTTTCTAGGCCTGCCGGAATTCTTCGATGCGCTGACACTCATGTATCGCGTAACGACGCGACTTGCGGCGGCCCGGCATGAGGCAGATGACATCGACAGCATTCTGGCGCTCCAGAAATCATTCGAGACTGCGGTGAATGAGCGCGATGTTCTTGCTATGATTGCGAGCAATCGCGATTTCCATCTGGCAATTGCCGTCGCTGGTAGAAATCGCCATTACACCGAGCTTTTCACCCGCTTGTTGGACGAGGGTCGCCGTATCTTGCGGCTCTATTACTCGTCTTTCAACGATGTGCTGCCACGCCACTACGTGACGGAGCATGAGGACATGATCAAGGCCATCATGGAGCGGGATGTCGAGAAAGCCGACCGCATCGCAGTTGCCCATGCCGACCAAATCGTCCAGCAAATACGGTCCTACATCGCAGCCGATACCCGCCAGAGCGTCGACCTCAACCTTTAA
- a CDS encoding sn-glycerol-3-phosphate import ATP-binding protein UgpC → MATIELKDVRKVYSGNVEAIKGVSLSIQDGEMIVLVGPSGCGKSTLLRMVAGLESISSGDVEISGKRVNDLEPAKRDIAMVFQNYALYPHMTVRQNLAYGLKNRNTPKDEIDRRITDAARALEIEQYLERKPRQLSGGQRQRVAMGRAIVRKPSAFLFDEPLSNLDAKLRVQMRVEIRRLQRSLATTSIYVTHDQMEAMTLADRLVVLNAGRIEQVGTPIELYEKPATSFVATFIGSPSMNLLPLNGTVWNAPANGTIPANAATIGIRPEDITIVSDTSTSPFEIPVKVAAVELVGAESYVHGEMSDGNAIVFRVPGRSAIEIAETLTITADPSRFHLFDADGKRI, encoded by the coding sequence ATGGCGACAATCGAACTCAAAGACGTTCGCAAGGTCTATAGCGGCAATGTCGAAGCGATCAAAGGCGTATCGCTGAGCATTCAGGATGGCGAGATGATCGTGCTCGTCGGCCCTTCCGGCTGTGGCAAATCCACCTTGTTGCGTATGGTGGCCGGATTGGAAAGCATCAGTTCTGGCGATGTCGAGATATCGGGCAAGCGCGTCAACGATCTGGAACCGGCAAAACGCGATATCGCCATGGTATTCCAGAACTACGCGCTCTATCCGCATATGACGGTGCGACAGAATCTTGCTTATGGCCTAAAGAACCGTAATACGCCGAAAGACGAGATTGACCGCCGTATCACGGATGCAGCGCGTGCACTCGAAATCGAACAGTATCTGGAGCGCAAGCCTCGGCAATTGTCCGGCGGTCAGCGCCAGCGCGTGGCCATGGGTCGTGCCATCGTGCGCAAGCCTTCCGCGTTCCTTTTCGATGAACCACTATCGAACCTGGATGCCAAGCTGCGTGTGCAGATGCGCGTCGAAATCCGCCGTCTGCAACGCTCGCTCGCCACGACCAGCATCTACGTCACCCATGATCAGATGGAAGCGATGACGCTGGCTGATCGCCTGGTCGTGCTCAACGCAGGCCGGATCGAGCAGGTCGGTACGCCGATCGAACTCTATGAAAAGCCAGCCACCAGCTTCGTCGCGACGTTCATCGGTTCTCCATCGATGAACCTGTTACCGCTCAACGGCACCGTCTGGAACGCGCCAGCAAACGGCACCATACCAGCCAATGCGGCAACCATCGGCATCCGCCCCGAAGACATCACCATTGTCTCGGACACCTCGACCAGTCCTTTCGAGATACCGGTCAAGGTGGCAGCCGTCGAACTGGTGGGCGCGGAAAGCTACGTCCACGGCGAAATGTCTGATGGCAACGCCATCGTCTTCCGCGTGCCCGGTCGCTCAGCCATCGAGATCGCAGAGACACTAACCATCACCGCCGACCCCTCGCGTTTTCACCTGTTCGACGCGGACGGAAAGCGCATCTGA
- the ugpA gene encoding sn-glycerol-3-phosphate ABC transporter permease UgpA: MQSVVFPNKILPYFLVAPQIILTVVFFFWPASQALYQSAMREDPFGLQSTFVGFANFSAILADPNYLHALQVTVVFSIATALLSMGVALLLATAADLVVRGKGFYRTMMIIPYAVAPAVAGMLWLFMFNPAMGTFAYILRRNGIAWDPLLDGNQAMTLVVAAAAWKQISYNFLFFVAGLQAIPKSLLEAAAIDGARGARRFWTIIFPLLAPTTFFLLVVNTVYAFFDTFGIIHSVTGGGPAKATETLVYKVYNDGFVNLNLGSSAAQSVVLMVIVIALTAFQFRFVERRVHYG; the protein is encoded by the coding sequence TTGCAAAGCGTCGTCTTTCCAAACAAGATTCTTCCCTACTTTTTGGTCGCTCCGCAGATCATTCTGACCGTCGTGTTCTTCTTCTGGCCCGCAAGTCAGGCGCTCTACCAATCTGCAATGCGCGAAGACCCGTTCGGGTTACAGAGCACGTTCGTTGGCTTTGCGAATTTCTCCGCCATTCTGGCTGATCCGAACTATCTTCACGCGCTTCAAGTCACAGTCGTTTTCAGCATTGCGACGGCGTTGCTTTCCATGGGCGTTGCCCTGCTGTTGGCGACGGCGGCGGATCTGGTGGTGCGCGGCAAGGGCTTCTATCGCACGATGATGATCATCCCATACGCAGTGGCACCTGCCGTGGCGGGCATGCTGTGGCTGTTCATGTTCAATCCCGCCATGGGCACCTTCGCCTATATTCTGCGCAGGAACGGCATTGCATGGGACCCGCTGCTGGATGGAAATCAGGCCATGACGCTGGTGGTTGCCGCAGCCGCCTGGAAGCAGATCAGCTACAATTTCCTGTTTTTCGTAGCAGGCCTCCAAGCCATTCCAAAATCGCTGCTCGAAGCAGCGGCAATCGATGGTGCGCGTGGCGCGCGCCGGTTCTGGACGATCATCTTCCCGCTTCTGGCGCCGACGACGTTCTTCCTGCTGGTCGTCAACACCGTCTACGCTTTCTTCGACACCTTCGGCATCATCCACTCGGTTACCGGTGGCGGCCCGGCAAAGGCGACAGAAACGCTGGTCTACAAGGTTTACAATGACGGCTTCGTCAACCTGAACCTCGGCTCATCGGCTGCGCAATCCGTGGTGCTGATGGTTATCGTCATCGCGCTGACGGCATTCCAGTTCCGCTTTGTCGAGCGGCGCGTACATTACGGTTGA